The proteins below are encoded in one region of Nocardioides marmorisolisilvae:
- a CDS encoding GNAT family N-acetyltransferase, with product MTTPHVSLPDLALPDVVGTSRLRLPVITPAHADDMRAGRRQPSWHPDFPREDDLDGASASFTGGWGSRLVVRAFDGLVCGTIGCFGPPTAHVDGVLETEVGYGLVAEARGHGLATEALRALVAETDRLDVRLRASVLPDNAASVRVLAKCGFTSLRGSTDDGELVMVRPLRGGRG from the coding sequence GTGACCACGCCCCACGTGTCCCTGCCCGACCTCGCCCTGCCTGACGTGGTCGGTACGTCGCGGCTCCGACTGCCGGTCATCACCCCTGCCCATGCCGACGACATGCGCGCCGGCCGGCGACAACCCAGCTGGCACCCGGACTTCCCGCGCGAGGACGACCTCGACGGCGCCTCGGCCAGCTTCACCGGCGGATGGGGGTCGCGGCTCGTCGTCCGCGCCTTCGACGGGCTGGTGTGTGGGACGATCGGCTGCTTCGGGCCACCGACCGCGCACGTCGACGGCGTCCTCGAGACCGAGGTCGGCTACGGGCTGGTCGCGGAGGCGCGCGGGCACGGGCTCGCGACCGAGGCCTTGCGCGCGCTCGTCGCCGAGACCGACCGCCTCGACGTCCGGCTGCGCGCCAGCGTGCTCCCCGACAACGCCGCCTCGGTCCGGGTGCTGGCCAAGTGCGGCTTCACCAGCCTGCGCGGGAGCACCGACGACGGCGAGCTGGTGATGGTGCGGCCGCTCCGGGGTGGCCGCGGTTGA
- a CDS encoding Cof-type HAD-IIB family hydrolase: protein MIGLVATDLDGTLVRSDGSVGERTRRALARAEDAGIVVVFVTGRPLRWAREVFEHVGSHGLAIVSNGALVWDVAADAPYLERAIDPAVGLEVCALIRSAVPGSTFAVETAAAGIALEPEFLERHPVPDGARRGPLEEILDAPALKLLARHERLAPQEFWDRAAAAVGDRAVITWSSATTLLEISAAGVTKATTLALLAEQHGLGPGQVAAFGDMPNDIPLLEWAGTSYAMANAHPTVIAVADRVVASNDDEGVAQVLEDLLAG from the coding sequence TTGATCGGGCTGGTCGCCACCGATCTCGACGGGACGCTGGTGCGCTCCGACGGCAGCGTCGGCGAGCGCACCCGGCGGGCGCTGGCCCGGGCGGAGGACGCGGGGATCGTCGTCGTCTTCGTCACCGGCCGTCCGCTCCGGTGGGCGCGCGAGGTCTTCGAGCACGTCGGCAGCCACGGGCTGGCGATCGTCTCCAACGGTGCGCTGGTCTGGGACGTCGCCGCCGACGCGCCGTACCTCGAGCGGGCCATCGACCCCGCGGTCGGGCTGGAGGTCTGCGCCCTGATCCGCTCGGCCGTGCCGGGCAGCACGTTCGCCGTCGAGACCGCTGCGGCAGGGATCGCCTTGGAGCCGGAGTTCCTTGAGCGGCATCCGGTCCCCGACGGTGCCCGCCGCGGACCCCTCGAGGAGATCCTCGATGCGCCCGCGCTGAAGCTGCTCGCCCGGCACGAGCGCCTCGCGCCGCAGGAGTTCTGGGACCGGGCGGCCGCGGCCGTCGGCGACCGCGCGGTGATCACCTGGTCCTCGGCGACCACATTGCTGGAGATCAGCGCCGCCGGCGTCACCAAGGCCACGACGCTGGCCCTGCTCGCCGAGCAGCATGGCCTCGGACCCGGCCAGGTGGCCGCGTTCGGGGACATGCCCAACGACATCCCGCTGCTGGAGTGGGCCGGTACGTCGTACGCCATGGCGAACGCGCATCCCACCGTGATCGCCGTCGCCGACCGGGTCG